Proteins encoded within one genomic window of Sorex araneus isolate mSorAra2 chromosome 9, mSorAra2.pri, whole genome shotgun sequence:
- the JCAD gene encoding junctional cadherin 5-associated protein: MYSVQDLLVSHGYKLSRNTAAHSEESPEGRQRARARGRTSQGLLNGCEDGRTVPPQSKAAGGRGRTNDAESSRRLQRAHGELQSGAVSRPSDVGFCNPPVLVWTSQPQPGQQQTYWRRRGQEACGLLAPGPLEELEARRMAQAHSLPAHVRESPWEVSGRTEHVMKKATWEEELRAAPWREGSPDGWGQPRRLGRHMSDGDGERLFRDLYPYVPGEQVLNPQSRGKSRSLPRVLSPEGLSCTEIPIALNDGHVPGAPHRYPPNCALPLEAPRHPEKGAFPRPKFGRPLRPPPYNSYQQSRGPAESGGSPDGQHADPYGHYAAKSGAPRPELCLSDPALEPPVYVPPPSYRSPPQPIANPYLEEPAPRPGPSARSPQPHPGEKAGAGGPFPASSLAAGHEYGASPRSPRSPRGLPPQPRPTATAAAAATTAPDGSVLYIPFDDPRIRHIRVAQNQGFYEEAKPDEKVPRYSPFPVSQSAPGPTLLYSALVNPQSGAPLPGHEGGAVFDHPMPPWLWDQLLRDGESSGFPDPRDPFGVVQGQRPDPRSGRQGSREAPAPASPAPLGESTCETQTRLRKFETGIPTKRSAKKKTNETIFCLVSIPIKSEAPLPATDINHKDLKRGTAQKNGLDKSLALREQSPLSMSSTDLELQALTGSMVTRAGLPKQEPARPDMDKQANDLSPLPPVRQGGLKSSGSWPGHQYRDQQTQTSFTEEPKTPAPHPAAEVGRGPNTVLTAKFIDPAVVPETQVHPALSPGDCRRRPNACHLKGQMSLNLSSNSAFSRTLSSTGQAPAPKESLRQPGAEGLGHPDSPKLQGEGAKGPPPGPSHNKELFGQFLLKPVSRRPWDLISQLESFNKELQEEEGSSHSSSSGSSSSGDSSSCSSSEDSDTEWPREGRVHSTPKHSGFRGHRQQETGVEGGSPWMLGSEDPGFRAGGRVKSKSESWSDEPRPAPPSDRPPFPGPCGGDSRPSALRSLAVEKEKEPETRDDVLSFSPGPVKRIPSPSQFSDSKPAADSCPAHLREPQERQSLPNVVSTQGPSTAVPPSAESGAQQDPALPLSLASKARGLSAPDLRSVGLPRPAAPSANGLDGSLGTVGVTEIPPNESLQERAARILGIEVAVESLLPGARRSAPNQYPEHSERACRPEPLPEVTVTRDTPSGESTVSADAFYGRRKCGWTQSPLFVGERESARRSPEAAQQHPGVDPGPAPSAQRPESPNHKDAPSNPPFRSTLLHVVERSPSAGGSGSSGGERKLRGTSKVIESLQEKLASPARRAAPERLMRMKEVSSVSRMRLLTSLGADSTDSTEDPDELSEPEPRAPAPAGPPGSSLSLEENGHPAAPQDQNAAHNFWCPDSYDPSRVERV; encoded by the exons ATGTACAGTGTCCAAGACCTCCTGGTCTCTCATGGATACAAGCTGTCGAGGAACACCGCGGCCCACAGCGAAGAGAGCCCCGAGGGGCGGCAGCGCGCTCGGGCCAGAGGGAGGACCAGCCAGGGCCTGCTGAATGGCTGCGAGGATGGCCGCACCGTGCCCCCACAGAGCAAGGCCGCGGGAGGGAGAGGACGCACGAATGATGCTGAAAGTAGCCGCCGCCTCCAGAGAGCCCACGGGGAGCTGCAGAGTGGCGCGGTGTCCAGACCCTCGGATGTGGG GTTCTGCAACCCGCCCGTGCTAGTGTGGACCTCTCAACCCCAGCCGGGTCAGCAGCAGACCTACTGGAGAAGAAGAGGTCAGGAGGCCTGCGGCTtgctggccccgggccccctggaggagctggaggcCAGGAGGATGGCGCAGGCGCACAGCCTGCCGGCGCACGTGCGCGAGAGCCCGTGGGAAGTGTCAGGAAGGACCGAGCATGTGATGAAGAAGGCGACGTGGGAGGAAGAGCTGAGAGCGGCGCCGTGGCGTGAGGGCAGCCCGGACGGATGGGGCCAGCCCCGGAGGCTCGGGCGGCACATGTCAGACGGCGACGGGGAGCGGCTCTTTCGCGACCTGTACCCCTACGTGCCCGGGGAGCAGGTGCTGAACCCCCAGAGCAGAGGGAAGTCCCGCTCCCTGCCGCGCGTCCTCTCCCCCGAGGGCCTGAGCTGCACGGAAATTCCCATTGCTCTGAACGACGGGCACGTGCCGGGGGCCCCCCACAGGTATCCGCCCAATTGCGCGCTGCCTCTGGAAGCCCCCCGACACCCCGAGAAGGGCGCTTTTCCCCGGCCCAAGTTTGGGCGACCCCTCCGGCCTCCACCTTACAATTCCTACCAACAGTCCCGAGGGCCGGCGGAGAGCGGTGGCTCCCCCGACGGCCAGCACGCTGACCCCTACGGCCACTACGCGGCCAAGAGCGGCGCGCCCAGGCCCGAGCTGTGCCTGTCCGACCCGGCCCTGGAGCCGCCCGTGTACGTGCCTCCGCCCTCCTACCGCTCGCCCCCGCAGCCCATCGCCAACCCCTACTTGGAGGAGCCCGCGCCCAGGCCTGGGCCCAGTGCTCGCAGCCCACAGCCGCACCCCGGGGAGAAGGCGGGCGCCGGGGGCCCGTTTCCCGCCAGCTCCCTGGCAGCTGGGCATGAGTATGGGGCAAGCCCACGCTCCCCACGCTCCCCTCGGGGGCTCCCTCCACAGCCCCGGCCCACCGCCAcggctgctgctgccgccaccaCTGCCCCAGACGGCTCAGTCCTGTACATCCCCTTCGACGACCCCAGGATCCGGCACATCAGAGTGGCCCAAAATCAGGGTTTCTACGAAGAAGCAAAGCCAGATGAGAAGGTGCCCCGCTACAGCCCCTTCCCCGTATCGCAGTCGGCCCCTGGCCCCACGCTCCTTTACAGTGCCCTGGTGAATCCACAGAGCGGGGCACCCCTGCCAGGCCACGAGGGGGGCGCCGTCTTTGATCATCCCATGCCCCCATGGCTGTGGGATCAGCTCCTCAGGGATGGAGAAAGCAGCGGCTTTCCAGACCCCAGGGACCCCTTTGGCGTCGTGCAAGGGCAGCGGCCTGACCCACGAAGTGGCCGGCAGGGTTCCCGggaggcccccgcccccgcctcccctgcccccctgggTGAGAGTACGTGTGAGACGCAAACCCGGCTGAGAAAATTCGAAACTGGGATCCCCACCAAGAGAAGCGCAAAGAAGAAAACGAACGAAACCATATTTTGTTTGGTCTCCATCCCAATCAAGTCGGAAGCCCCTCTGCCCGCCACCGATATAAACCACAAAGACTTGAAACGGGGCACTGCTCAAAAGAACGGGCTTGATAAGAGCCTGGCTCTGCGGGAACAAAGCCCGCTGAGCATGTCCTCCACCGACCTGGAGCTGCAGGCCCTCACAGGAAGCATGGTCACCCGAGCCGGGCTCCCCAAGCAGGAGCCCGCCCGGCCAGACATGGACAAACAAGCAAATGACCTCAGTCCCCTCCCGCCAGTGAGACAGGGAGGACTTAAGTCTTCTGGCTCCTGGCCAGGCCACCAGTACAGAGACCAGCAGACACAAACCAGCTTCACAGAAGAGCCCAAgaccccggcaccccaccccgcTGCCGAGGTGGGCAGAGGGCCCAACACCGTGCTGACTGCCAAGTTCATAGACCCTGCCGTCGTCCCTGAAACTCAGGTGCACCCGGCACTGAGCCCCGGTGACTGCAGGCGGAGGCCGAATGCCTGTCACCTGAAGGGCCAGATGTCCCTGAACCTGTCTAGCAACAGCGCCTTCTCCAGGACGCTGTCATCCACCGGCCAGGCCCCGGCACCCAAAGAGAGTCTGAGACAGCCGGGCGCAGAGGGCCTCGGGCACCCAGACAGCCCCAAGCTCCAGGGTGAGGGGGCAAAggggccacccccaggccccagccacaATAAGGAGCTCTTTGGTCAGTTCCTTTTGAAGCCTGTGAGCCGCCGTCCCTGGGACCTGATCAGCCAGCTGGAAAGTTTTAACAAGGAGCttcaggaagaggaaggaagcagtcacagcagcagcagtggcagcagcagcagtggcgacagcagcagctgcagcagcagtGAGGACAGCGACACAGAATGGCCCCGGGAAGGCCGGGTCCACTCCACGCCCAAGCACTCTGGCTTCCGGGGCCACCGCCAGCAGGAGACAGGAGTGGAAGGGGGCTCGCCCTGGATGTTGGGGTCAGAGGACCCTGGGTTCAGAGCTGGGGGGAGAGTGAAGAGTAAGTCGGAGAGCTGGAGTGACGAGCCGAGGCCGGCGCCCCCGAGTGACCGGCCCCCGTTCCCCGGGCCCTGTGGCGGGGATTCCCGCCCCTCGGCCCTCCGGAGCTTGGcggtggagaaggagaaggagcccGAGACAAGAGACGATGTACTATCATTCAGCCCCGGGCCCGTGAAAAGAATCCCGTCGCCTTCCCAGTTCAGTGACAGCAAGCCGGCCGCGGACTCCTGTCCTGCCCACCTGAGAGAGCCCCAAGAAAGGCAGAGCTTGCCCAATGTTGTCAGCACCCAGGGACCAAGCACGGCCGTCCCTCCCTCGGCAGAAAGTGGGGCCCAGCAGGACCCAGCTCTCCCATTGTCCCTGGCCAGCAAAGCCCGGGGCCTCTCGGCACCAGACCTACGGTCTGTGGGGCTGCCTCGGCCAGCAGCGCCCAGTGCCAATGGCTTGGATGGGTCCCTGGGCACAGTGGGTGTGACAGAAATACCCCCCAACGAGTCCCTCCAAGAGAGGGCTGCGAGGATCCTGGGCATCGAGGTGGCCGTGGAGTCCCTGCTGCCCGGAGCCCGCAGGTCGGCACCAAACcagtaccctgagcacagtgaaCGTGCCTGCAGGCCCGAGCCCCTCCCAGAGGTGACTGTGACCCGTGACACACCATCCGGGGAATCCACGGTGTCCGCTGACGCCTTTTATGGCCGCCGAAAGTGTGGCTGGACCCAGAGCCCCCTGTTTgtcggggagagggagagcgcGCGGCGCTCCCCGGAGGCGGCCCAGCAGCACCCCGGGGTGGACCCGGGGCCCGCTCCCAGTGCCCAGCGGCCAGAGTCCCCGAATCACAAGGACGCGCCTTCGAACCCCCCTTTCCGGTCCACCTTGCTCCACGTCGTTGAAAGGTCCCCGAGTGCGGGCGGTAGTGGCAGCAGTGGTGGCGAAAGGAAACTCCGCGGCACCTCCAAAGTGATTGAGAGTTTGCAGGAGAAGCTGGCGTCGCCCGCGCGCAGGGCCGCCCCCGAGCGCCTGATGCGCATGAAGGAGGTGAGCTCCGTGTCCCGCATGCGGCTGCTCACTTCCCTGGGCGCTGACTCCACCGACTCCACCGAGGACCCTGACGAGCTGTCTGAgcccgagccccgagccccggCGCCTGCGGGGCCACCTGGGTCCTCCCTCTCcctggaagagaatgggcacccCGCAGCGCCCCAGGACCAGAACGCAGCGCACAACTTCTGGTGCCCAG ATTCCTATGACCCGAGCAGAGTGGAACGGGTGTAA